A DNA window from Takifugu flavidus isolate HTHZ2018 chromosome 15, ASM371156v2, whole genome shotgun sequence contains the following coding sequences:
- the tnk2b gene encoding tyrosine kinase, non-receptor, 2b isoform X8, with translation MRRFNKLKKSFPFLANFHVYRKLGGSMQCEEGTDWLLELLLEVQLQQYFLRIRDDLNVTRLSHFDYVKNEDLEKIGMGRPGQRRLWEAVKRRKAMCKRKSWMSKVFSGKRPDGGDFPQQGQPTSSFRKASPPPEGVPALQLGGGGALLDGQHQALTCLIPEKDLTLFEKLGDGSFGVVKRGEWLTPTGKVLNVAVKCLKTDVLSQPDALEDFICEVNAMHSLDHQNLIRLYGVVLTHPMKMVTELAPLGSLLERLRCVRPQGPVLIHTLCQYAVQVSCGMAYLEQRRFIHRDLAARNILLASAHKIKIGDFGLMRALPNNHEHYVMQEHRKVPFAWCAPESLKTRTFSHATDTWMFGVTLWEMFTHGQEPWLGLNGSQILHKIDKEGERLPKPEDCPQDIYNVMLQCWAQKPDDRPTFVALREFLLETMPTDMCALEDFDEPDKLHIQLNDVITIIEGRAENYWWRGQNKRTLKVGQFPRNVVTSVAGLSAHDISRPLKNSFIHTGHGDSNPRRCWGFPDRIDDLYLGNPMDPPDVTGVDLGDARPTQLPGRAKRLCYDPVHEDDDLNVAALKRLSLKKSASVKGLKLKPAAWVSASKQGSGRTTGSCCTPSSDMSLIDFGEENPPPTPSPVVEIRTPSISKLLLEAENLLDRTPPQSPCSSLPRPLHPTPVVDWDARPLPPPPAYDDVAQDEEDMEVCSINSVEPLGEIKGSEQSSSEGDVRLPCGTERAVLEDNLFLPSRHNQGLSTSFSQSAEIFQELQQECMRRLNVPTGGATHVNPPSQTLHTPDGHQESVLSNEDRPQIPPRVPLPPRPVKRGEYAAARWSRDLSLTPADPTEDASDSAQDQPPQVPPRDPLSQPGSRTPSPRGPVVGSPHQRVYSVSPTAMQAPATTYGSYLSSSPGKLMPTTHSFASDPKYAAPKVIQAQGKEAPSRGPCILPIVRDGRKVSNTHYYLLPERPPYLDRYDHFFREAENLPLGEEKPGRQANTATVRPMVVSGPAQHAELKANFSSNNNSSLGGPRSGMKTSVSLPRVCSDGPMAPASCGGTDGGVNSADRVRMVQEAVHGVTLEECQAALQNHSWNVQKATHYLKVEQLFCLGLRSRSECLKLLETCDWNLEVASTQMLDSYGSTTRQR, from the exons GTGTTTAGTGGAAAACGTCCAGATGGGGGAGACTTTCCCCAGCAGGGCCaacccacctcctccttccgGAAGGCGTCCCCGCCTCCAGAAGGAGTCCCGGCCCTGCAGCTGGGGGGCGGCGGCGCTCTGCTGGACGGGCAGCACCAGGCTCTGACGTGCCTCATCCCAGAGAAGGACCTGACTCTGTTTGAGAAGCTGGGGGACGGCTCCTTCGGGGTTGTGAAGAGAGGGGAGTGGCTGACCCCCACAGGGAAGGTG CTGAACGTGGCCGTCAAGTGTCTGAAGACGGACGTGCTCAGCCAGCCCGACGCTCTGGAGGACTTCATCTGTGAGGTCAACGCCATGCACTCCCTGGACCACCAGAACCTGATCCGCCTCTATGGTGTGGTGCTCACACACCCAATGAAGATG GTGACGGAGCTGGCTCCTCTGGGTTCCCTGCTGGAGCGTCTCCGGTGCGTGCGTCCTCAGGGCCCCGTGCTGATCCACACCCTGTGCCAGTACGCGGTGCAGGTGTCCTGCGGCATGGCCTACCTGGAGCAGAGGAGGTTCATCCACAGAGACCTGGCAGCCAG GAACATCCTTCTGGCCTCAGCCCACAAAATAAAGATCGGGGACTTTGGCCTGATGAGGGCGCTGCCCAACAACCACGAGCACTACGTCATGCAGGAGCACCGGAAGGTTCCCTTTGCATG GTGCGCTCCAGAGAGTCTGAAGACCAGGACGTTCTCCCACGCCACGGACACGTGGATGTTCGGCGTGACCCTGTGGGAGATGTTCACGCACGGCCAGGAGCCCTGGCTGGGCCTCAACGGGAGccag ATTCTGCACAAGATCGATAAAGAAGGGGAACGCCTCCCGAAGCCTGAAGACTGTCCGCAGGACATCTACAACGTCATGCTGCAGTGCTGGGCTCAGAAACCAGACGACAGGCCGACCTTCGTGGCCCTGCGCGAGTTCCTGCTCGAG ACCATGCCCACGGACATGTGTGCGCTGGAGGACTTTGACGAGCCCGACAAACTCCACATCCAGCTCAACGACGTCATCACCATTATCGAGGGGAG GGCGGAGAACTACTGGTGGCGCGGCCAAAACAAACGCACCCTAAAGGTCGGCCAGTTCCCCCGAAACGTGGTGACATCGGTCGCAGGCCTGTCGGCTCACGACATCAGCCGGCCGCTCAAGAACAGCTTCATCCACACGGGACACGGAGACAGCAACCCCCGGCGCTGCTGGGGCTTCCCCGACAGGATTGACGA tttgtACCTGGGAAACCCCATGGATCCTCCGGACGTCACCGGGGTGGATCTGGGCGATGCTCGGCCCACGCAGCTGCCAGGACGAGCTAAAA ggcTGTGCTACGATCCCGTGCACGAGGACGATGACCTGAATGTGGCGGCGCTGAAGAGGCTGTCGCTAAAGAAAAGCGCTTCAGTCAAGGGGCTGAAGCTGAAGCCCGCCGCCTGGGTCTCCGCCTCCAAACAGGGGAGCGGGCGGACGACGGGCTCTTGCTGCACCCCCAGCAGCGACATGTCGCTCATAGACTTTGGGGAGGAGAACCCGCCGCCCACGCCCTCCCCCGTGGTCGAAATTAGGACTCCATCCATATCGAAGCTGCTTTTGGAAGCAGAGAACCTTCTAGACCGGACGCCACCGCAGAGTCCGTGTAGCTCGCTGCCTCGACCTCTTCACCCCACGCCTGTGGTGGACTGGGACGCCCGGCCGCTGCCCCCGCCTCCGGCCTACGACGACGTGGCCCAGGACGAAGAAGACATGGAG GTTTGCTCCATCAATAGTGTGGAGCCCCTGGGCGAGATCAAGGGTTCCGAGCAGTCGTCTTCGGAGGGGGACGTTCGCCTCCCATGTGGGACGGAGCgagcagtcctggaggacaacCTGTTCCTCCCCAGCAGGCACAACCAGggcctctccacctccttctcccagtcagCAGAAATTTTCCAAGAACTGCAGCAAGAATGTATGAGGAGACTCAACGTCCCAACGGGAGGCGCCACCCACGTAAACCCGCCGTCACAGACTCTTCACACCCCGGATGGACATCAGGAAAGTGTCCTGTCTAACGAGGACAGACCCCAGATCCCACCCCGCGTGCCCTTACCCCCTCGTCCTGTGAAAAGGGGCGAGTACGCCGCTGCTCGCTGGTCGAGGGACCTGTCTCTGACGCCCGCTGACCCCACGGAGGACGCTTCAGACTCAGCCCAGGACCAACCGCCCCAGGTCCCTCCCAGGGACCCTCTGTCCCAGCCAGGCTCCAGGACTCCGAGCCCACGGGGCCCGGTGGTGGGTTCCCCCCATCAGAGGGTCTACTCTGTCAGCCCCACCGCCATGCAAGCTCCAGCCACCACCTATGGCTCctacctctcctcctctccaggtaAACTCATGCCCACCACCCACAGCTTCGCCTCCGATCCCAAATATGCTGCCCCCAAAGTGATCCAAGCCCAGGGGAAGGAGGCCCCCAGCCGGGGCCCCTGCATCCTCCCCATCGTGCGAGACGGACGCAAAGTAAGCAACACCCACTATTACCTTCTGCCGGAGAGGCCTCCCTACCTCGACCGCTACGACCACTTCTTCAGGGAGGCGGAGAATCTGCCCCTGGGGGAGGAGAAGCCCGGGCGGCAGGCCAACACCGCCACCGTCAGGCCGATGGTGGTCAGTGGCCCGGCCCAGCACGCAGAGCTGAAGGCAAACTTCTcctccaacaacaacagcagcctgGGCGGGCCACGCTCAGGAATGAAGACGTCCGTCAGCCTCCCTCGCGTCTGTTCAGACGGGCCGATGGCACCGGCGTCCTGTGGCGGGACGGACGGAGGCGTGAACTCAGCCGACAGAGTCAGGATG GTGCAGGAGGCGGTTCATGGGGTCACCCTGGAGGAGTGTCAGGCCGCCCTGCAGAACCACAGCTGGAACGTCCAGAAAGCCACGCATTACCTGAAG GTGGAGCAGTTGTTCTGTTTGGGTTTGAGGAGCCGCTCAGAGtgtctgaagctgctggagacgTGTGACTGGAACCTGGAAGTCGCCAGCACTCAGATGTTGGACAGCTACGGGTCCACGACCAGACAGAGGTGA
- the tnk2b gene encoding tyrosine kinase, non-receptor, 2b isoform X5: MGENQKLGGSMQCEEGTDWLLELLLEVQLQQYFLRIRDDLNVTRLSHFDYVKNEDLEKIGMGRPGQRRLWEAVKRRKAMCKRKSWMSKVFSGKRPDGGDFPQQGQPTSSFRKASPPPEGVPALQLGGGGALLDGQHQALTCLIPEKDLTLFEKLGDGSFGVVKRGEWLTPTGKVLNVAVKCLKTDVLSQPDALEDFICEVNAMHSLDHQNLIRLYGVVLTHPMKMVTELAPLGSLLERLRCVRPQGPVLIHTLCQYAVQVSCGMAYLEQRRFIHRDLAARNILLASAHKIKIGDFGLMRALPNNHEHYVMQEHRKVPFAWCAPESLKTRTFSHATDTWMFGVTLWEMFTHGQEPWLGLNGSQILHKIDKEGERLPKPEDCPQDIYNVMLQCWAQKPDDRPTFVALREFLLETMPTDMCALEDFDEPDKLHIQLNDVITIIEGRAENYWWRGQNKRTLKVGQFPRNVVTSVAGLSAHDISRPLKNSFIHTGHGDSNPRRCWGFPDRIDDLYLGNPMDPPDVTGVDLGDARPTQLPGRAKKEPPPRPPQPAVLIKSKSASPQQLLAHRSCPLCSLLVPLLKGLCYDPVHEDDDLNVAALKRLSLKKSASVKGLKLKPAAWVSASKQGSGRTTGSCCTPSSDMSLIDFGEENPPPTPSPVVEIRTPSISKLLLEAENLLDRTPPQSPCSSLPRPLHPTPVVDWDARPLPPPPAYDDVAQDEEDMEVCSINSVEPLGEIKGSEQSSSEGDVRLPCGTERAVLEDNLFLPSRHNQGLSTSFSQSAEIFQELQQECMRRLNVPTGGATHVNPPSQTLHTPDGHQESVLSNEDRPQIPPRVPLPPRPVKRGEYAAARWSRDLSLTPADPTEDASDSAQDQPPQVPPRDPLSQPGSRTPSPRGPVVGSPHQRVYSVSPTAMQAPATTYGSYLSSSPGKLMPTTHSFASDPKYAAPKVIQAQGKEAPSRGPCILPIVRDGRKVSNTHYYLLPERPPYLDRYDHFFREAENLPLGEEKPGRQANTATVRPMVVSGPAQHAELKANFSSNNNSSLGGPRSGMKTSVSLPRVCSDGPMAPASCGGTDGGVNSADRVRMVQEAVHGVTLEECQAALQNHSWNVQKATHYLKVEQLFCLGLRSRSECLKLLETCDWNLEVASTQMLDSYGSTTRQSVSL; encoded by the exons GTGTTTAGTGGAAAACGTCCAGATGGGGGAGACTTTCCCCAGCAGGGCCaacccacctcctccttccgGAAGGCGTCCCCGCCTCCAGAAGGAGTCCCGGCCCTGCAGCTGGGGGGCGGCGGCGCTCTGCTGGACGGGCAGCACCAGGCTCTGACGTGCCTCATCCCAGAGAAGGACCTGACTCTGTTTGAGAAGCTGGGGGACGGCTCCTTCGGGGTTGTGAAGAGAGGGGAGTGGCTGACCCCCACAGGGAAGGTG CTGAACGTGGCCGTCAAGTGTCTGAAGACGGACGTGCTCAGCCAGCCCGACGCTCTGGAGGACTTCATCTGTGAGGTCAACGCCATGCACTCCCTGGACCACCAGAACCTGATCCGCCTCTATGGTGTGGTGCTCACACACCCAATGAAGATG GTGACGGAGCTGGCTCCTCTGGGTTCCCTGCTGGAGCGTCTCCGGTGCGTGCGTCCTCAGGGCCCCGTGCTGATCCACACCCTGTGCCAGTACGCGGTGCAGGTGTCCTGCGGCATGGCCTACCTGGAGCAGAGGAGGTTCATCCACAGAGACCTGGCAGCCAG GAACATCCTTCTGGCCTCAGCCCACAAAATAAAGATCGGGGACTTTGGCCTGATGAGGGCGCTGCCCAACAACCACGAGCACTACGTCATGCAGGAGCACCGGAAGGTTCCCTTTGCATG GTGCGCTCCAGAGAGTCTGAAGACCAGGACGTTCTCCCACGCCACGGACACGTGGATGTTCGGCGTGACCCTGTGGGAGATGTTCACGCACGGCCAGGAGCCCTGGCTGGGCCTCAACGGGAGccag ATTCTGCACAAGATCGATAAAGAAGGGGAACGCCTCCCGAAGCCTGAAGACTGTCCGCAGGACATCTACAACGTCATGCTGCAGTGCTGGGCTCAGAAACCAGACGACAGGCCGACCTTCGTGGCCCTGCGCGAGTTCCTGCTCGAG ACCATGCCCACGGACATGTGTGCGCTGGAGGACTTTGACGAGCCCGACAAACTCCACATCCAGCTCAACGACGTCATCACCATTATCGAGGGGAG GGCGGAGAACTACTGGTGGCGCGGCCAAAACAAACGCACCCTAAAGGTCGGCCAGTTCCCCCGAAACGTGGTGACATCGGTCGCAGGCCTGTCGGCTCACGACATCAGCCGGCCGCTCAAGAACAGCTTCATCCACACGGGACACGGAGACAGCAACCCCCGGCGCTGCTGGGGCTTCCCCGACAGGATTGACGA tttgtACCTGGGAAACCCCATGGATCCTCCGGACGTCACCGGGGTGGATCTGGGCGATGCTCGGCCCACGCAGCTGCCAGGACGAGCTAAAA AGGAGCCCCCACCCCGGCCCCCTCAGCCAGCAGTGTTAATCAAGAGTAAGTCTGCGTCTCCGCAGCAGCTCCTTGCCCATCGCTCCTGCCCCCTCTGTTCCCTACTAGTTCCTCTCCTCAAAG ggcTGTGCTACGATCCCGTGCACGAGGACGATGACCTGAATGTGGCGGCGCTGAAGAGGCTGTCGCTAAAGAAAAGCGCTTCAGTCAAGGGGCTGAAGCTGAAGCCCGCCGCCTGGGTCTCCGCCTCCAAACAGGGGAGCGGGCGGACGACGGGCTCTTGCTGCACCCCCAGCAGCGACATGTCGCTCATAGACTTTGGGGAGGAGAACCCGCCGCCCACGCCCTCCCCCGTGGTCGAAATTAGGACTCCATCCATATCGAAGCTGCTTTTGGAAGCAGAGAACCTTCTAGACCGGACGCCACCGCAGAGTCCGTGTAGCTCGCTGCCTCGACCTCTTCACCCCACGCCTGTGGTGGACTGGGACGCCCGGCCGCTGCCCCCGCCTCCGGCCTACGACGACGTGGCCCAGGACGAAGAAGACATGGAG GTTTGCTCCATCAATAGTGTGGAGCCCCTGGGCGAGATCAAGGGTTCCGAGCAGTCGTCTTCGGAGGGGGACGTTCGCCTCCCATGTGGGACGGAGCgagcagtcctggaggacaacCTGTTCCTCCCCAGCAGGCACAACCAGggcctctccacctccttctcccagtcagCAGAAATTTTCCAAGAACTGCAGCAAGAATGTATGAGGAGACTCAACGTCCCAACGGGAGGCGCCACCCACGTAAACCCGCCGTCACAGACTCTTCACACCCCGGATGGACATCAGGAAAGTGTCCTGTCTAACGAGGACAGACCCCAGATCCCACCCCGCGTGCCCTTACCCCCTCGTCCTGTGAAAAGGGGCGAGTACGCCGCTGCTCGCTGGTCGAGGGACCTGTCTCTGACGCCCGCTGACCCCACGGAGGACGCTTCAGACTCAGCCCAGGACCAACCGCCCCAGGTCCCTCCCAGGGACCCTCTGTCCCAGCCAGGCTCCAGGACTCCGAGCCCACGGGGCCCGGTGGTGGGTTCCCCCCATCAGAGGGTCTACTCTGTCAGCCCCACCGCCATGCAAGCTCCAGCCACCACCTATGGCTCctacctctcctcctctccaggtaAACTCATGCCCACCACCCACAGCTTCGCCTCCGATCCCAAATATGCTGCCCCCAAAGTGATCCAAGCCCAGGGGAAGGAGGCCCCCAGCCGGGGCCCCTGCATCCTCCCCATCGTGCGAGACGGACGCAAAGTAAGCAACACCCACTATTACCTTCTGCCGGAGAGGCCTCCCTACCTCGACCGCTACGACCACTTCTTCAGGGAGGCGGAGAATCTGCCCCTGGGGGAGGAGAAGCCCGGGCGGCAGGCCAACACCGCCACCGTCAGGCCGATGGTGGTCAGTGGCCCGGCCCAGCACGCAGAGCTGAAGGCAAACTTCTcctccaacaacaacagcagcctgGGCGGGCCACGCTCAGGAATGAAGACGTCCGTCAGCCTCCCTCGCGTCTGTTCAGACGGGCCGATGGCACCGGCGTCCTGTGGCGGGACGGACGGAGGCGTGAACTCAGCCGACAGAGTCAGGATG GTGCAGGAGGCGGTTCATGGGGTCACCCTGGAGGAGTGTCAGGCCGCCCTGCAGAACCACAGCTGGAACGTCCAGAAAGCCACGCATTACCTGAAG GTGGAGCAGTTGTTCTGTTTGGGTTTGAGGAGCCGCTCAGAGtgtctgaagctgctggagacgTGTGACTGGAACCTGGAAGTCGCCAGCACTCAGATGTTGGACAGCTACGGGTCCACGACCAGACAGAG TGTCTCACTTTAA
- the tnk2b gene encoding tyrosine kinase, non-receptor, 2b isoform X2 translates to MGETAEYQRLQEGAEGDHQQLPSDEEEKLGGSMQCEEGTDWLLELLLEVQLQQYFLRIRDDLNVTRLSHFDYVKNEDLEKIGMGRPGQRRLWEAVKRRKAMCKRKSWMSKVFSGKRPDGGDFPQQGQPTSSFRKASPPPEGVPALQLGGGGALLDGQHQALTCLIPEKDLTLFEKLGDGSFGVVKRGEWLTPTGKLNVAVKCLKTDVLSQPDALEDFICEVNAMHSLDHQNLIRLYGVVLTHPMKMVTELAPLGSLLERLRCVRPQGPVLIHTLCQYAVQVSCGMAYLEQRRFIHRDLAARNILLASAHKIKIGDFGLMRALPNNHEHYVMQEHRKVPFAWCAPESLKTRTFSHATDTWMFGVTLWEMFTHGQEPWLGLNGSQILHKIDKEGERLPKPEDCPQDIYNVMLQCWAQKPDDRPTFVALREFLLETMPTDMCALEDFDEPDKLHIQLNDVITIIEGRAENYWWRGQNKRTLKVGQFPRNVVTSVAGLSAHDISRPLKNSFIHTGHGDSNPRRCWGFPDRIDDLYLGNPMDPPDVTGVDLGDARPTQLPGRAKKEPPPRPPQPAVLIKSKSASPQQLLAHRSCPLCSLLVPLLKGLCYDPVHEDDDLNVAALKRLSLKKSASVKGLKLKPAAWVSASKQGSGRTTGSCCTPSSDMSLIDFGEENPPPTPSPVVEIRTPSISKLLLEAENLLDRTPPQSPCSSLPRPLHPTPVVDWDARPLPPPPAYDDVAQDEEDMEVCSINSVEPLGEIKGSEQSSSEGDVRLPCGTERAVLEDNLFLPSRHNQGLSTSFSQSAEIFQELQQECMRRLNVPTGGATHVNPPSQTLHTPDGHQESVLSNEDRPQIPPRVPLPPRPVKRGEYAAARWSRDLSLTPADPTEDASDSAQDQPPQVPPRDPLSQPGSRTPSPRGPVVGSPHQRVYSVSPTAMQAPATTYGSYLSSSPGKLMPTTHSFASDPKYAAPKVIQAQGKEAPSRGPCILPIVRDGRKVSNTHYYLLPERPPYLDRYDHFFREAENLPLGEEKPGRQANTATVRPMVVSGPAQHAELKANFSSNNNSSLGGPRSGMKTSVSLPRVCSDGPMAPASCGGTDGGVNSADRVRMVQEAVHGVTLEECQAALQNHSWNVQKATHYLKVEQLFCLGLRSRSECLKLLETCDWNLEVASTQMLDSYGSTTRQSVSL, encoded by the exons GTGTTTAGTGGAAAACGTCCAGATGGGGGAGACTTTCCCCAGCAGGGCCaacccacctcctccttccgGAAGGCGTCCCCGCCTCCAGAAGGAGTCCCGGCCCTGCAGCTGGGGGGCGGCGGCGCTCTGCTGGACGGGCAGCACCAGGCTCTGACGTGCCTCATCCCAGAGAAGGACCTGACTCTGTTTGAGAAGCTGGGGGACGGCTCCTTCGGGGTTGTGAAGAGAGGGGAGTGGCTGACCCCCACAGGGAAG CTGAACGTGGCCGTCAAGTGTCTGAAGACGGACGTGCTCAGCCAGCCCGACGCTCTGGAGGACTTCATCTGTGAGGTCAACGCCATGCACTCCCTGGACCACCAGAACCTGATCCGCCTCTATGGTGTGGTGCTCACACACCCAATGAAGATG GTGACGGAGCTGGCTCCTCTGGGTTCCCTGCTGGAGCGTCTCCGGTGCGTGCGTCCTCAGGGCCCCGTGCTGATCCACACCCTGTGCCAGTACGCGGTGCAGGTGTCCTGCGGCATGGCCTACCTGGAGCAGAGGAGGTTCATCCACAGAGACCTGGCAGCCAG GAACATCCTTCTGGCCTCAGCCCACAAAATAAAGATCGGGGACTTTGGCCTGATGAGGGCGCTGCCCAACAACCACGAGCACTACGTCATGCAGGAGCACCGGAAGGTTCCCTTTGCATG GTGCGCTCCAGAGAGTCTGAAGACCAGGACGTTCTCCCACGCCACGGACACGTGGATGTTCGGCGTGACCCTGTGGGAGATGTTCACGCACGGCCAGGAGCCCTGGCTGGGCCTCAACGGGAGccag ATTCTGCACAAGATCGATAAAGAAGGGGAACGCCTCCCGAAGCCTGAAGACTGTCCGCAGGACATCTACAACGTCATGCTGCAGTGCTGGGCTCAGAAACCAGACGACAGGCCGACCTTCGTGGCCCTGCGCGAGTTCCTGCTCGAG ACCATGCCCACGGACATGTGTGCGCTGGAGGACTTTGACGAGCCCGACAAACTCCACATCCAGCTCAACGACGTCATCACCATTATCGAGGGGAG GGCGGAGAACTACTGGTGGCGCGGCCAAAACAAACGCACCCTAAAGGTCGGCCAGTTCCCCCGAAACGTGGTGACATCGGTCGCAGGCCTGTCGGCTCACGACATCAGCCGGCCGCTCAAGAACAGCTTCATCCACACGGGACACGGAGACAGCAACCCCCGGCGCTGCTGGGGCTTCCCCGACAGGATTGACGA tttgtACCTGGGAAACCCCATGGATCCTCCGGACGTCACCGGGGTGGATCTGGGCGATGCTCGGCCCACGCAGCTGCCAGGACGAGCTAAAA AGGAGCCCCCACCCCGGCCCCCTCAGCCAGCAGTGTTAATCAAGAGTAAGTCTGCGTCTCCGCAGCAGCTCCTTGCCCATCGCTCCTGCCCCCTCTGTTCCCTACTAGTTCCTCTCCTCAAAG ggcTGTGCTACGATCCCGTGCACGAGGACGATGACCTGAATGTGGCGGCGCTGAAGAGGCTGTCGCTAAAGAAAAGCGCTTCAGTCAAGGGGCTGAAGCTGAAGCCCGCCGCCTGGGTCTCCGCCTCCAAACAGGGGAGCGGGCGGACGACGGGCTCTTGCTGCACCCCCAGCAGCGACATGTCGCTCATAGACTTTGGGGAGGAGAACCCGCCGCCCACGCCCTCCCCCGTGGTCGAAATTAGGACTCCATCCATATCGAAGCTGCTTTTGGAAGCAGAGAACCTTCTAGACCGGACGCCACCGCAGAGTCCGTGTAGCTCGCTGCCTCGACCTCTTCACCCCACGCCTGTGGTGGACTGGGACGCCCGGCCGCTGCCCCCGCCTCCGGCCTACGACGACGTGGCCCAGGACGAAGAAGACATGGAG GTTTGCTCCATCAATAGTGTGGAGCCCCTGGGCGAGATCAAGGGTTCCGAGCAGTCGTCTTCGGAGGGGGACGTTCGCCTCCCATGTGGGACGGAGCgagcagtcctggaggacaacCTGTTCCTCCCCAGCAGGCACAACCAGggcctctccacctccttctcccagtcagCAGAAATTTTCCAAGAACTGCAGCAAGAATGTATGAGGAGACTCAACGTCCCAACGGGAGGCGCCACCCACGTAAACCCGCCGTCACAGACTCTTCACACCCCGGATGGACATCAGGAAAGTGTCCTGTCTAACGAGGACAGACCCCAGATCCCACCCCGCGTGCCCTTACCCCCTCGTCCTGTGAAAAGGGGCGAGTACGCCGCTGCTCGCTGGTCGAGGGACCTGTCTCTGACGCCCGCTGACCCCACGGAGGACGCTTCAGACTCAGCCCAGGACCAACCGCCCCAGGTCCCTCCCAGGGACCCTCTGTCCCAGCCAGGCTCCAGGACTCCGAGCCCACGGGGCCCGGTGGTGGGTTCCCCCCATCAGAGGGTCTACTCTGTCAGCCCCACCGCCATGCAAGCTCCAGCCACCACCTATGGCTCctacctctcctcctctccaggtaAACTCATGCCCACCACCCACAGCTTCGCCTCCGATCCCAAATATGCTGCCCCCAAAGTGATCCAAGCCCAGGGGAAGGAGGCCCCCAGCCGGGGCCCCTGCATCCTCCCCATCGTGCGAGACGGACGCAAAGTAAGCAACACCCACTATTACCTTCTGCCGGAGAGGCCTCCCTACCTCGACCGCTACGACCACTTCTTCAGGGAGGCGGAGAATCTGCCCCTGGGGGAGGAGAAGCCCGGGCGGCAGGCCAACACCGCCACCGTCAGGCCGATGGTGGTCAGTGGCCCGGCCCAGCACGCAGAGCTGAAGGCAAACTTCTcctccaacaacaacagcagcctgGGCGGGCCACGCTCAGGAATGAAGACGTCCGTCAGCCTCCCTCGCGTCTGTTCAGACGGGCCGATGGCACCGGCGTCCTGTGGCGGGACGGACGGAGGCGTGAACTCAGCCGACAGAGTCAGGATG GTGCAGGAGGCGGTTCATGGGGTCACCCTGGAGGAGTGTCAGGCCGCCCTGCAGAACCACAGCTGGAACGTCCAGAAAGCCACGCATTACCTGAAG GTGGAGCAGTTGTTCTGTTTGGGTTTGAGGAGCCGCTCAGAGtgtctgaagctgctggagacgTGTGACTGGAACCTGGAAGTCGCCAGCACTCAGATGTTGGACAGCTACGGGTCCACGACCAGACAGAG TGTCTCACTTTAA